A portion of the Sabethes cyaneus chromosome 3, idSabCyanKW18_F2, whole genome shotgun sequence genome contains these proteins:
- the LOC128743779 gene encoding 1-acyl-sn-glycerol-3-phosphate acyltransferase beta-like: MTDCALCQTVGLFVRYYAYAWLIGIGVWFLLILATKVGSDGNKFKYYAKYGMIYFATQAFTTLFTPISLLRPRNPVNARIIATTVSYASTLLPITWELRNARILKEAKGAVVMANHQSSMDILGMMVLWDIMRDVISIAKKEMLFIIPFGPAVWLAGITYINRKNRPSAMKTLDGCKQKMIKQGYKMYLYPEGTRYPERGMLPFKKGGFHTAIEAGVPIVPVVFSHMYFIEAKKYIFKPGHVLINVLEPIPTVGLTKDNLDELIKRTRDAMLSEYEKLSAEMDANLVDPKWLRAERPRLSILDGKKTN, translated from the exons ATGACGGATTGCGCGCTCTGCCAGACCGTTG GTCTGTTCGTTCGCTACTATGCGTACGCTTGGTTGATTGGAATCGGCGTTTGGTTCCTGCTGATTTTGGCCACCAAAGTAGGATCGGATGGCAACAAATTCAAATACTACGCTAAATATGGCATGATTTATTTTGCAACACAAGCTTTCACCACTCTGTTCACTCCAATCTCTCTGCTGAGGCCTCGAAATCCTGTTAATGCTCG AATCATAGCTACGACGGTGTCGTATGCATCGACACTTTTGCCGATAACATGGGAACTGCGTAATGCCCGCATCTTAAAGGAAGCCAAGGGTGCGGTCGTTATGGCTAACCATCAATCGTCGATGGATATTTTAG GAATGATGGTCCTGTGGGACATAATGCGAGATGTGATCTCCATCGCCAAAAAGGAAATGCTTTTCATTATACCCTTCGGTCCGGCCGTCTGGCTGGCCGGGATTACCTACATCAATCGAAAAAATCGCCCATCTGCTATGAAAACACTGGACGGTTGCAAGCAGAAAATGATCAAGCAGGGTTACAAAATGTATCTCTACCCGGAGGGAACCAGATATCCGGAACGGGGTATGCTGCCGTTCAAGAAGGGTGGTTTTCACACGGCCATCGAAGCCGGGGTTCCCATCGTTCCGGTGGTGTTCTCCCATATGTACTTCATCGAAGCGAAAAAGTACATCTTCAAGCCGGGGCATGTGCTGATTAACGTGCTGGAACCGATCCCGACGGTGGGCCTAACCAAGGATAATCTGGACGAACTGATCAAGCGAACCCGTGACGCTATGCTGAGCGAGTACGAGAAACTGTCGGCAGAGATGGACGCCAATTTGGTGGATCCGAAGTGGTTGCGAGCTGAGCGGCCTCGTTTGAGCATCCTTGATGGAAAGAAGACGAACTAG